CTGAATATTGCGATGTGTTTCAGTCCGTACTTCACACATCATGTTGCTTAAATTTTTTGATTTAACACTACAAGTGTGCTACAAGTATAAGGTTGTATTAGAGCTGACATTTTCATGAATTTGATCTTTTATCTTAAGTTATAACATTGGAAATAATCACAAGCACACTTCCACCGGTAGGCTTTCTAAACTCGCAGTATGGCATCAAAGGCACGCGGATAATTCAGCAGTCCATTTCCCATCATTACTGTATCTATATTTAAACGGCGGAATGTCGGCCCGTGATGATCCCGGTGGTTTTGTTGTATTCGAACTCTTTGTGCCTTTCGGCCTCGTCCGCTTCGCGGGTGTCTCTCAAAAGGCCCTTTTTGTCGCTGAAACCAATAGCCTTGGGACAAAGATCTTAAACGTTCAGATTCTTTCGCTCCTTGAAGGACTTGCGCAACGGAAGTGTTTGAAACAAAGTGTAATCGCCGGCacattaatgtaatttttgttttacgaCTACACTATAAAGAGTGTTTAGTTTCATAATATGCCGCCGTCTAAAGATGCTTTTGTGgctgtaatatttataattaatgtgtattaaactttaaacataattatattaaaatttaagacAGAGAGGTCTCATTACAGCCCCTTGAGAGATCCCTTACCTTTTCAAATTTTGATATAAATTAATTGTTACAGCACCTTTACTGTTATGCCGTAAAAGGGTCATTCTGTTTTTAAGTTCAATTAAGAGAATTAAATATTAAAGCAAGTAATTCAATGCGCAATAAAAATtgtaagtataaaaattatgttaagaAAGACATCCCCATTAACCGATTAGTGCAAGATCACAGACATAATCGATAAAACATAGATCTTACCGAACTCGCAAGCCCTCGTCCGCTTtgctcttcttcttcttcttcctgaTGCAGCAGCTGGCGATGATGCCCTGCTTCCGCCACATCAGCAGGAGTAGGTCCAGGAACAGCAGGCAGACGAACACCATCACCACCGATATGCCGATTATGGCGCCGGCAGAGAGAAGTGGCGCTGCTGTGATGAGGTCCACTGAAAAGGAGATGGCATTATTTGGGAcgactttttaaccgacttcaaaaaaggaggaggttatatgttctaCCATCTTTAAGTATAACAAATGctgtcgcggaagtctaaggctacgaccggatactcgcgacacccccactcaggcgatgacggaacgccgtggaggttttagtgggtatcccccgtccttttcaggacggagcagcgccctttttagggcgccgggagtcccacacataaccctgtcccccggcagtggtggCGCAAAgtatttcctccgcgacaaaaaaaatataacaaatgtcaaaagtttgtcaaactccatacaaaaaacttaatgtaaggtggtgcaactcggcctcaGAAAATGTGTGCGCAGAATGTAAAGACGTAAGTTTTGAGTTTAGCTGTTAGACTTTTTACCTAAGGAAAAATGAGTGTGTTTGACTGGATAACATGAACATCGACTTTCAAACATTCTGGGATATTGAAGTTTATACAACGCTCATTAAAATAAACATAGTAATAccaaagtaacaaacaaagtaagtaaccaaaaataaaggGAAAATCGCGAAACACATTACTTTCACGTGAACTTCGATAGTCAACTGTTAACTTTAAACCCTATAAGGAAAGTTTATGTAATATTAGACTTTATGATattagtaaaatttaaatattttgctaGTATGACTCACATTTCCAGAAACATACATTTAGATCAATATACATAATCTTACGTCAAAGATAACTCACCTGTCATTAATACCGTTAAATTAGCCGGAACAGAATCACCCATGTAATTGTGTGCCATAACTTCTATAGAATATGTAGTATTGAATTCCAATAATCTATTGTTAAGTTTCAATTCCGAGTTGGGTTCTATAATATCCTCCATACACGACTCTTCGTCATCCACCTAAAAGTAAAATTTGTTGAGATTAATATagtaaaatgttaattattttgcGATATGAAGAGAGATTACTACACATATTCAAAAGGTCAGGATCTTTACAGGAGCGATCTGTCtcgatattattatgaaaagcGATTGAAAATCTTTTATACATACTTCATAAGA
This genomic stretch from Ostrinia nubilalis chromosome 14, ilOstNubi1.1, whole genome shotgun sequence harbors:
- the LOC135078033 gene encoding uncharacterized protein LOC135078033; its protein translation is MEDIIEPNSELKLNNRLLEFNTTYSIEVMAHNYMGDSVPANLTVLMTVDLITAAPLLSAGAIIGISVVMVFVCLLFLDLLLLMWRKQGIIASCCIRKKKKKSKADEGLRVRDKKGLLRDTREADEAERHKEFEYNKTTGIITGRHSAV